The following coding sequences lie in one Nakaseomyces glabratus chromosome K, complete sequence genomic window:
- a CDS encoding uncharacterized protein (CAGL0K07898g~Ortholog of S. cerevisiae : YPR084W, C. albicans SC5314 : CR_05760C_A, C. dubliniensis CD36 : Cd36_31160, C. parapsilosis CDC317 : CPAR2_702430 and Candida tenuis NRRL Y-1498 : CANTEDRAFT_112957), which yields MSEQRPIRVAVLGGDSTGKTSFVSRLTLNIVHEVHYPTRDQTNWLFDFIPHSPVSRAILDAEAHERLAFRTPGSQVLEPIFSSPSVTDHVLLSPLVFQAFTDEFTQVRNQNKGRTLSYIRPMESSKKKKPHLYKYSYNNGKAAEANDKGIYLRGPTFMEKSPNNELPVNYVPPVYSPILIDIIDTPGFKPDMVVPFLEVSLFANLDKNILRGLADEPRQPVSTTSLLVASGASELNGKIDGYVFVYSAIPELSHLISPPSYDFSNTNKDVANLSIDKTKTNESIPWSSYTKKKDGGFSLLDVIRDCILDAWAEFRDYQRRWEMGQEDDVYSLFYTLKHMWKAEKDRSTKIQELRSYKTTLNSIETDPSSPDSPPPCLIVCTHTKDNMASPLLIEKGRQLATQWKCGFVALDNLEDYNVDVALSLLIREIAEKEKLQIGRGNKMHQSIGKDHSLHPSKSNPNNTESSSSGAVSMFKKFLRN from the coding sequence atGAGTGAACAAAGACCAATAAGAGTTGCTGTTCTTGGTGGGGATTCAACGGGTAAGACCTCCTTTGTCTCTCGATTGACGCTAAATATAGTACATGAGGTACATTATCCTACCAGAGATCAAACTAATTGGCTTTTCGACTTTATACCCCATTCACCAGTTTCTAGAGCTATATTAGATGCAGAAGCGCACGAAAGATTGGCATTTAGAACACCAGGTAGTCAAGTTTTGGAACCTATATTCTCATCTCCTTCAGTGACCGACCATGTACTTTTATCACCGCTCGTCTTCCAAGCGTTCACAGATGAATTTACCCAGGTAAGGAATCAGAATAAAGGACGGACACTTTCTTACATAAGACCTATGGaatcatcaaaaaaaaagaaaccaCATCTCTATAAATATTCATATAACAATGGTAAAGCAGCAGAAGCAAATGATAAAGGTATTTATCTTCGAGGCCCAACATTTATGGAAAAGAGTCCCAACAACGAATTACCAGTAAATTATGTTCCTCCAGTCTACAGTCCTATATTGATTGATATAATAGACACACCGGGATTTAAACCAGATATGGTTGTACCATTTCTGGAAGTATCATTATTTGCAAATTTAGAcaagaatatattaagAGGGTTAGCTGATGAACCAAGACAGCCCGTATCTACAACTTCACTGCTAGTAGCATCTGGTGCTTCTGAACTGAATGGTAAGATAGACGGTTATGTGTTTGTGTATAGTGCGATACCCGAGTTGAGTCATTTAATAAGTCCGCCATCATATGATTTTTCAAACACAAATAAAGATGTTGCCAATTTGTCTATCGataaaactaaaacaaACGAAAGTATACCATGGTCGAGTTACACCAAAAAGAAGGATGGTGGGTTTAGTTTACTTGATGTTATAAGAGACTGCATATTGGATGCTTGGGCTGAGTTTAGAGATTATCAAAGAAGATGGGAAATGGGCCAAGAAGACGATGTTTATTCATTGTTCTACACTCTTAAACATATGTGGAAGGCAGAAAAAGATAGATCTACGAAAATACAGGAACTGAGAAGTTACAAAACCACCTTAAATAGCATAGAAACTGATCCTTCATCACCAGACTCTCCCCCACCGTGCCTAATAGTATGCACACATACTAAAGATAATATGGCGAGCCCATTACTAATAGAAAAAGGGAGACAACTTGCTACTCAATGGAAATGTGGCTTTGTTGCCTTGGATAACCTGGAAGACTATAATGTCGACGTTGCATTAAGTTTACTAATTAGAGAAATTGctgagaaagaaaaacttcAGATAGGGAGAGGGAACAAAATGCATCAAAGTATTGGGAAGGACCATTCACTTCACCCCTCCAAAAGTAACCCTAACAATACTgagtcatcttcatcaggAGCTGTAAGCATGTTCAAGAAGTTTTTGCGAAATTGA
- the LYS2 gene encoding L-aminoadipate-semialdehyde dehydrogenase (CAGL0K07788g~Ortholog(s) have L-aminoadipate-semialdehyde dehydrogenase activity, role in lysine biosynthetic process via aminoadipic acid and cytosol localization) yields MSWKERLDNPTLSVWPHDYLRPHAEPFVEQGTYSISIPQLSGDYATLLAAWTALLYRVTGDDDIVLYVRDNKVLRFTITPELTFTQLQNKINEQLAELANVEGTNFDALSESLQKESGLERPPQLFRIACVTEDLQLDRYTHSPLDIGLQLHESSSDVSIVFNKLLFSQDRITILADQLTLFLTSVLQNAKQVFTKVSLITDSSTSILPDPKANLDWCGFVGCIHDIFQDNAEKFPERTCVVETPPINSTKTRTFTYKDINEASNIVAHYLINTGIKRGDVVMIYSSRGVDLMVCVMGVLKAGATFSVIDPAYPPARQTIYLGVAKPKGLIVIRAAGQLDQLVEDYITKELDLVSRIPSIAIQDNGTVEGGSLPSESGDVLASYTELKSTRTGVVVGPDSNPTLSFTSGSEGIPKGVLGRHFSLAYYFSWMAKQFNLSENDKFTMLSGIAHDPIQRDMFTPLFLGAQLYVPTQDDIGTPGRLAEWMGKYGCTVTHLTPAMGQLLTAQAVTPFPKLHHAFFVGDILTKRDCLRLQTLAENCCIVNMYGTTETQRAVSYFEVTSRSQDPHFLKKLKDVMPAGRGMKNVQLLVVNRNDRTQVCGVGEIGEIYVRAGGLAEGYRGLPDLNKEKFVNNWFVEEGHWNYLDKDLEAPWKEFWQGPRDRLYRTGDLGRYLPNGDCECCGRADDQVKIRGFRIELGEIDTNISQHPLVRENITLVRNNLEGEKCLVTYMVPRFDKPELENFKIEVPSNISDDPVVCGLIGYSPFTKDLKAFLKKRLASYAIPSLIIVLPKLPLNPNGKVDKPKLQFPTVKQLELVAKNSSIDINDSEFNQQEREIRDLWLECLPTKPTSISPEDSFFDLGGHSILATKMIFTVKKQLNVELPLGTIFKYPTIKAFAAEVSRLKSTDKIEEETTALTADYASDAASLIDTLPKSYPAARALGSPSEMAGPTTVNIFVTGVTGFLGSFILSDILNRTVTGVNFKIFAHVRAADETSGLDRIRKAGTVYGTWKEEYANSLQVVIGDLSKKNFGLTDDKWSHLSETIDIIIHNGALVHWVYPYSKLRNANVVSTINIMNLASEGKPKLFNFVSSTSVLDTNHYFELSDKLQQSGKEGIPESDDLMGSSLGLTSGYGQSKWAAEHIIRAAGKRGLRGSIIRPGYVTGASYNGSSNTDDFLLRFLKSAVQLGKIPDINNTVNMVPVDQVARVVVAASINPPCGDDLCVVHVNAHPRIIFKDYLYELKNYGYDVEIENYEQWKKTLEEAVIERSEDNALFPLLHMVLGDLEDSTKAPELDDKNAITSLRADIEWTNEDRTKGMGATPEQIGIYISFLESVGFLPHPKHFGDKALPNIKISEQQKELVASGAGARSSSAA; encoded by the coding sequence ATGTCCTGGAAAGAGAGACTAGATAATCCAACACTTTCAGTGTGGCCACATGATTACTTGAGGCCACACGCCGAGCCATTCGTCGAACAAGGAACGTACTCCATCAGTATTCCACAACTAAGTGGTGACTATGCCACACTTCTGGCTGCCTGGACTGCTCTACTTTATAGAGTCACCGGCGATGACGATATAGTGCTATATGTGCGCGACAACAAAGTTCTGAGATTTACCATTACTCCAGAATTAACTTTCACTCAAttgcaaaacaaaatcaatgAACAGCTTGCTGAGCTTGCTAATGTGGAAGGTACCAACTTCGACGCTTTGAGCGAGTCATTACAGAAAGAATCGGGACTCGAAAGACCACCACAACTATTCAGAATAGCGTGCGTCACAGAGGATTTACAACTTGACCGTTACACTCACAGCCCGCTTGATATCGGCTTGCAATTGCACGAGTCTAGCTCTGATGTATCTATAGTTTTCAACAAACTGCTCTTCTCACAAGACCGTATCACTATCTTAGCTGATCAACTGACTTTGTTCCTGACAAGTGTTCTCCAAAATGCTAAACAAGTATTCACCAAAGTTTCCTTGATCACGGACTCCTCTACAAGCATTCTACCTGACCCTAAAGCTAATTTGGACTGGTGCGGCTTTGTTGGCTGTATCCATGACATATTCCAGGATAATGCTGAAAAGTTCCCAGAGAGGACTTGTGTCGTGGAAACTCCCCCAATCAACAGTACCAAGACTCGTACTTTCACCTACAAAGACATCAACGAGGCCTCCAATATTGTGGCACATTATTTAATTAATACTGGCATCAAGAGAGGTGATGTGGTAATGATTTATTCCTCCCGTGGTGTTGATCTAATGGTATGTGTGATGGGTGTCTTGAAGGCTGGCGCTACGTTTTCCGTTATTGATCCCGCATACCCACCAGCTAGACAAACAATCTACTTGGGTGTAGCCAAACCTAAGGGGCTGATTGTCATCAGAGCCGCCGGTCAACTTGATCAATTGGTCGAAGATTACATAACCAAGGAGCTGGACTTAGTATCCCGTATCCCATCGATTGCTATCCAAGATAATGGAACTGTAGAAGGTGGCTCACTACCATCCGAATCCGGTGATGTATTAGCCTCTTACACTGAATTGAAATCTACTCGTACAGGTGTTGTAGTTGGCCCAGATTCCAACCCAACACTTTCCTTCACTTCTGGTTCAGAAGGTATTCCAAAAGGTGTCCTAGGTAGACATTTCTCTCTGGCATACTACTTTAGCTGGATGGCAAAACAGTTTAACTTGTcagaaaatgataaatttaCAATGTTGAGTGGTATTGCACATGATCCTATTCAAAGAGATATGTTCACACCTCTATTCTTGGGCGCCCAACTCTACGTCCCAACTCAAGATGACATTGGTACTCCAGGAAGGCTTGCTGAATGGATGGGCAAATATGGCTGTACTGTTACACATTTAACGCCGGCCATGGGTCAATTATTGACAGCTCAGGCCGTTACTCCATTCCCAAAATTACATCATGCATTCTTTGTCGGTGACATCTTGACTAAGAGAGACTGCTTAAGACTGCAAACTCTAGCTGAAAACTGTTGTATTGTGAATATGTATGGTACCACAGAAACACAGAGGGCTGTTTCTTACTTTGAAGTTACATCAAGATCCCAAGATCCTCATTTCCTGAAGAAACTGAAGGATGTCATGCCTGCCGGAAGAGGTATGAAGAATGTTCAATTGTTAGTTGTAAATAGAAATGACAGAACGCAAGTCTGTGGTGTTGGTGAAATCGGTGAAATCTACGTGCGTGCTGGTGGTTTGGCTGAAGGATATAGAGGTTTACCTGATTTAAATAAGGAAAAGTTCGTTAATAACTggtttgttgaagaaggcCATTGGAATTACTTAGATAAAGACTTAGAGGCACCATGGAAAGAATTCTGGCAAGGCCCAAGAGACAGACTTTATAGAACAGGTGACCTTGGCCGTTATTTACCAAATGGTGACTGTGAATGCTGTGGTAGAGCTGATGATCAAGTTAAGATCCGTGGTTTCAGAATCGAACTTGGTGAAATTGACACCAACATATCCCAACATCCACTGGTTAGAGAAAATATCACTTTGGTTAGAAACAATCTAGAAGGTGAAAAATGTCTTGTAACTTACATGGTTCCTAGATTTGATAAACCAGAACTagaaaacttcaaaattgaaGTACCTTCCAATATTTCAGATGATCCTGTTGTTTGTGGTTTAATCGGGTACAGTCCTTTCACCAAGGATTTAAAAGCATTCTTGAAGAAACGTCTGGCTAGTTATGCTATTCCATCATTGATTATAGTACTACCAAAACTACCTTTGAACCCAAACGGTAAAGTGGATAAGCCTAAACTACAATTCCCAACTGTTAAACAACTTGAACTTGTTGCTAAAAATTCCAGTATTGATATCAATGATTCGGAGTTCAACCAACAAGAACGTGAAATCCGTGATCTTTGGTTGGAATGCTTACCAACTAAGCCTACATCAATTAGCCCAGAGGACTCATTCTTTGATTTAGGTGGCCACTCCATTTTGGCCACGAAAATGATCTTCACAGTGAAGAAGCAGCTAAATGTCGAATTACCCCTTGGCACGATCTTTAAATACCCAACAATTAAAGCTTTTGCTGCCGAAGTCTCTAGATTGAAGTCAACAGATAAAATTGAGGAGGAAACTACAGCTTTGACAGCTGACTATGCTAGTGACGCTGCATCTCTTATCGACACACTTCCTAAATCGTATCCAGCAGCAAGAGCGTTAGGATCTCCCTCTGAGATGGCTGGACCAACCACCGTTAACATATTTGTAACTGGTGTAACTGGTTTCCTCGGCTCCTTCATTCTTTCTGATATCCTAAATCGTACAGTTACAGGTGTCAACTTCAAGATATTTGCACATGTCCGGGCAGCGGATGAAACATCTGGGTTGGATAGAATCAGAAAAGCTGGTACTGTATATGGGACTTGGAAAGAAGAGTATGCGAACTCACTACAAGTAGTGATAGGTGATTTATCGAAGAAAAACTTTGGATTGACTGATGACAAGTGGAGCCACTTGTCAGAAACCATTGATATCATCATTCACAATGGTGCATTGGTTCACTGGGTTTACCCCTACTCAAAACTGAGAAACGCCAACGTAGTTTCCACTATCAATATCATGAACTTGGCTAGTGAGGGCAAACCAAAATTGTTTAACTTCGTATCATCAACTTCTGTTCTAGATACTAACCATTACTTCGAATTATCTGATAAGCTACAGCAATCTGGTAAGGAAGGTATTCCTGAAAGTGATGACTTAATGGGTTCCTCATTAGGTCTAACAAGCGGTTATGGACAATCTAAATGGGCTGCTGAGCACATTATTAGAGCTGCAGGTAAAAGAGGTTTAAGAGGTTCCATTATTAGGCCTGGCTATGTTACCGGTGCCTCTTATAATGGTTCTAGTAATACTGATGACTTCTTGCTGagatttttgaaaagtgCTGTTCAATTGGGAAAAATACCAGATATCAACAACACTGTTAATATGGTTCCTGTCGATCAAGTTGCAAGAGTAGTTGTAGCAGCATCAATAAACCCTCCCTGCGGTGACGATCTCTGTGTAGTACACGTTAATGCTCATCCAAGGATAATATTTAAGGATTATTTGTATGAATTAAAGAACTATGGTTATGACGTTGAGATTGAAAATTACGAGCAATGGAAAAAGACACTTGAGGAAGCTGTCATTGAACGGAGCGAAGATAATGCCCTCTTCCCATTACTACATATGGTCTTGGGTGACTTAGAGGACTCAACAAAGGCTCCAGAGCTTGATGATAAAAATGCTATTACGTCACTTAGAGCTGATATTGAGTGGACCAACGAAGATAGAACGAAAGGAATGGGTGCTACTCCAGAACAAATTGGTATTTATATCTCATTCCTAGAATCTGTCGGCTTTTTGCCACATCCTAAGCATTTCGGTGACAAGGCACTACCAAACATCAAAATATCTGAGCAACAAAAAGAATTAGTTGCTTCAGGTGCTGGCGCTCGTTCAAGTTCCGCTGCTTAG
- the DIB1 gene encoding U4/U6-U5 snRNP complex subunit DIB1 (CAGL0K07854g~Ortholog(s) have role in mRNA splicing, via spliceosome and U4/U6 x U5 tri-snRNP complex, U5 snRNP localization) codes for MEFLYNLHSGWHVDQAIVTEEERLVVVRFGRTADRECMLMDEMLASVAEKVRNFVAIYLCDIDEVPDFNDMYELNDNMCLMFFYKNKHMMCDFGTGNNNKMNFLPDDKQELIDIMETIFRGARKNKGIVVSPYDYNHKRPSD; via the coding sequence ATGGagtttttatataatttgcATAGCGGGTGGCATGTTGACCAAGCCATTGTCACCGAGGAGGAAAGGTTGGTTGTCGTACGGTTTGGCCGTACGGCTGACCGGGAGTGCATGTTAATGGATGAGATGCTGGCGTCTGTCGCAGAGAAAGTGCGGAATTTTGTGGCAATATATCTGTGTGACATAGATGAAGTTCCTGATTTCAATGACATGTATGAGTTAAACGACAATATGTGCCTCATGTTCTTCTACAAAAACAAGCATATGATGTGCGACTTCGGCACAGGTAATAATAACAAGATGAATTTCTTGCCGGATGATAAGCAAGAACTAATAGATATTATGGAGACGATATTCAGGGGTGCCAGGAAGAATAAAGGTATTGTTGTGTCGCCGTATGATTATAACCACAAGAGACCCTCAGATTGA
- a CDS encoding elongation factor 1-alpha (CAGL0K07832g~Ortholog(s) have GDP binding, GTP binding, calmodulin binding, translation elongation factor activity and role in cytoplasmic translational elongation, tRNA export from nucleus) — protein MGKDKQHVNVVVIGHVDSGKSTTTGHLIYKCGGIDKRTIEKFEKEAAELGKGSFKYAWVLDKLKAERERGITIDIALWKFETPKYHVTVIDAPGHRDFIKNMITGTSQADCAILIIAGGVGEFEAGISKDGQTREHALLAFTLGVRQLIVAVNKMDSVKWDESRFAEIVKETSNFIKKVGYNPKTVPFVPISGWNGDNMIEATTNASWYKGWEKETKAGVVKGKTLLEAIDAIEPPTRPTDKPLRLPLQDVYKIGGIGTVPVGRVETGVIKPGMVVTFAPAGVTTEVKSVEMHHEQLTEGLPGDNVGFNVKNVSVKEIRRGNVCGDSKNDPPKAAASFNATVIVLNHPGQISAGYSPVLDCHTAHIACKFEELLEKNDRRSGKKLEDSPKFLKSGDAALVKFVPSKPMCVEAFSDYPPLGRFAVRDMRQTVAVGVIKSVDKTDKAGKVTKAAQKAAKK, from the coding sequence ATGGGTAAGGACAAGCAACACGTTAACGTCGTCGTCATTGGTCACGTCGATTCCGGTAAGTCTACTACCACCGGTCACTTGATCTACAAGTGTGGTGGTATTGACAAGAGAACCATCGAAAAGTTCGAGAAGGAAGCCGCTGAATTGGGTAAGGGTTCTTTCAAGTACGCTTGGGTTTTGGACAAGTTGAAGgctgaaagagaaagaggTATCACTATCGATATCGCTTTGTGGAAGTTCGAAACTCCAAAGTACCACGTTACCGTTATCGATGCTCCAGGTCACAGAGATTTCATCAAGAACATGATTACTGGTACTTCCCAAGCTGACTGTGCTATCTTGATTATTGCTGGTGGTGTCGGTGAATTCGAAGCTGGTATCTCCAAGGACGGTCAAACCAGAGAACACGCTCTATTGGCTTTCACCCTAGGTGTTAGACAATTGATTGTCGCTGTCAACAAGATGGACTCCGTCAAGTGGGACGAATCCAGATTCGCTGAAATCGTCAAGGAAACCTCcaacttcatcaagaaGGTCGGTTACAACCCAAAGACTGTTCCATTCGTCCCAATCTCTGGTTGGAACGGTGACAACATGATTGAAGCCACCACCAACGCTTCCTGGTACAAGGGTTGGGAAAAGGAAACCAAGGCTGGTGTCGTCAAGGGTAAGACCTTGTTGGAAGCCATTGATGCTATCGAACCACCAACCAGACCAACTGACAAGCCATTGAGATTGCCATTGCAAGATGTCTACAAGATCGGTGGTATCGGTACGGTGCCAGTCGGTAGAGTCGAAACCGGTGTCATCAAGCCAGGTATGGTTGTTACCTTCGCCCCAGCTGGTGTTACCACTGAAGTCAAGTCCGTTGAAATGCACCACGAACAATTGACTGAAGGTTTGCCAGGTGACAACGTTGGTTTCAACGTTAAGAACGTTTCCGTTAAGGAAATCAGAAGAGGTAACGTCTGTGGTGACTCCAAGAACGACCCACCAAAGGCTGCTGCTTCTTTCAACGCTACCGTCATTGTCTTGAACCACCCAGGTCAAATCTCTGCTGGTTACTCTCCAGTTTTGGACTGTCACACCGCCCACATTGCTTGTAAGTTCGAAGAATTGTTGGAAAAGAACGACAGAAGATCCGGTAAGAAGTTGGAAGACTCTCCAAAGTTCTTGAAGTCCGGTGACGCTGCTTTGGTTAAGTTCGTTCCATCCAAGCCAATGTGTGTCGAAGCTTTCTCCGACTACCCACCATTGGGTAGATTCGCTGTCAGAGACATGAGACAAACTGTCGCTGTCGGTGTTATCAAGTCCGTTGACAAGACTGACAAGGCCGGTAAGGTTACCAAGGCTGCTCAAAAGGCTGCCAAGAAATAA
- the MDM36 gene encoding Mdm36p (CAGL0K07876g~Ortholog(s) have role in mitochondrial fission, mitochondrion inheritance and mitochondrion localization), which yields MDPIISRFKELDFAVDTSERLKFLDRGDTNNESDEEHDVRESSAGVAMIEEMILNERNNGSVYSHVLNQCESALQTYTDLLKLEMITTKSWYISALYDSVLIRFNLKDNNNLEQTDEFFKDLALKSIKKCDKSAVGLESLYTSISSFRDFIASSTSGLSDMSPLLSNSMTLLFEIWVVTNREIRHFQKVIAGIFMRSKLLLIDYELVKIWNLVRSKDKNDSTNIDKENVKKLETTITSYRAFLKIFIAQLQDAECSNQDNSNQDAFEECLRVFFDIESMYQALNFNWLLKENKHLQDKNKMLDDKMSRSLPTINESKEVHNITAFVDDFLQQPPVLQIPMDSKHTKTASASSSISSTSSYPFSPTSKSYHSLSTTSDDEKSPYPFYFDGNSSDRFSMKNKNYTINDSSSTLHESTMSKVADRESETDTDSDMYLMMEKTNLSKELPKLLNAFSNAKKLEQEIKTAKSTSAPSSSQESIRESQDNSSEKQHSPSPNNLSRSQLLSNSIINKTLLDKKKEDLMHNMDNWVNHNNIKFSTLPTGLGNPLYTQLNNTHTKPHGFKSNFLNNLYGLGHN from the coding sequence ATGGATCCCATAATATCGAGGTTCAAGGAGCTCGATTTTGCAGTTGACACTTCTGAACGGTTGAAGTTTTTGGATCGTGGGGATACGAATAATGAGTCTGATGAAGAGCACGACGTGCGAGAGTCAAGTGCCGGTGTGGCAATGATTGAGGAGATGATTTTAAATGAGAGGAATAATGGGTCGGTCTATTCCCATGTGCTGAACCAATGCGAAAGTGCGTTACAGACATACACAGACCTGTTAAAGCTGGAGATGATAACCACAAAATCATGGTATATAAGTGCTCTTTACGATAGTGTGCTGATACGGTTCAATCtgaaagataataataatttggAGCAAACTGATGAATTTTTCAAGGATTTGGCATTGAAGAGCATTAAAAAATGTGACAAGTCCGCCGTAGGTCTGGAGTCTCTATACACCTCTATCTCCTCATTTAGGGATTTTATTGCAAGCTCTACCTCTGGCTTATCAGATATGTCACCTTTACTCTCCAATTCAATGACCTTACTATTCGAAATATGGGTTGTAACGAACAGAGAAATACGACATTTCCAAAAAGTTATCGCTGGAATATTTATGAGATCGAAACTACTCCTTATAGACTATGAACTAGTAAAAATATGGAATCTTGTTAGAAgtaaagataaaaatgataGTACAAACATTGATAAAGAGAATGTAAAGAAGTTAGAGACTACGATTACCTCATACAGAGCATTCTTAAAAATCTTTATAGCGCAATTACAAGATGCTGAGTGCTCCAACCAGGATAATAGTAACCAAGACGCTTTTGAAGAATGTCTGAGAGTGTTTTTTGACATAGAATCCATGTACCAAGCATTGAACTTTAATTGGCTGTTAAAGGAGAATAAACATCTCCAGGATAAAAACAAGATGCTGGATGATAAAATGTCCAGAAGCCTACCTACCATTAATGAGTCTAAGGAGGTTCATAACATAACGGCCTTTGTTGATGATTTTCTCCAACAACCACCGGTGCTTCAAATTCCAATGGACTCTAAACATACTAAGACGGCCTCAGCAAGctcttcaatttcttcgaCATCATCTTATCCATTTTCTCCAACTTCTAAATCCTACCATAGTTTATCCACAACaagtgatgatgaaaaatcaCCTTATCCATTTTATTTCGATGGCAACAGCAGTGATAGGTTTTCCatgaagaataaaaattatacCATAAATGATTCCTCATCTACTCTTCACGAGTCTACGATGAGTAAAGTTGCTGATCGTGAGAGCGAAACAGATACAGATTCGGATATGTATCTCATGATGGAGAAAACtaatttatcaaaagagCTACCAAAATTACTAAATGCATTTTCAAATGCTAAAAAACTAGAACAAGAGATTAAGACAGCTAAATCAACATCGGCACCATCATCTTCACAGGAAAGCATAAGGGAGTCTCAAGATAATTCCTCTGAAAAGCAACATTCCCCATCGCCTAATAATCTGTCAAGATCACAGCtcctttcaaattcaattattaataaaacCTTGTTAGAcaagaaaaaggaagacCTGATGCACAATATGGATAATTGGGTCAATcataataatatcaaattttcaaCATTACCTACTGGATTAGGAAACCCGCTTTATACACAACTTAATAACACACATACTAAACCTCATGGATTTAAGAGCAACTTCTTAAACAACCTTTATGGACTGGGAcacaattga